A region from the Bacteroidales bacterium genome encodes:
- a CDS encoding YebC/PmpR family DNA-binding transcriptional regulator translates to MSGHSKWSTIKRKKGAADAKRSKIFSKIVKEIQIAVKEGGSDEENNPRLRTAVQNAKGVNMPKDNVLRAINKASSEGANYQETSFEGYAPHGIAVFIDCLTDNNNRTVSDIRAIFTKRGGNLGTNGSLSFLFDRKGVFTIHRGELDPEEFELEIIDAGVEEFEIEDDVFIITTALEDFGNVQKKLEQMNIVPESSELQRIPNDTKSLDIESAKKVLTMIEDFEESDDVQNVYHNLEMTDELAEALA, encoded by the coding sequence ATGTCAGGACATAGTAAATGGTCAACCATAAAAAGAAAAAAAGGTGCAGCGGATGCAAAACGGTCTAAAATTTTTTCAAAAATAGTTAAAGAAATACAAATAGCAGTTAAAGAAGGCGGCTCTGATGAAGAAAATAATCCAAGATTAAGAACTGCTGTTCAAAATGCTAAGGGAGTAAATATGCCTAAAGATAACGTATTACGTGCAATTAATAAGGCAAGTAGCGAAGGGGCAAATTATCAGGAAACAAGTTTTGAAGGATACGCTCCGCATGGTATAGCAGTTTTTATTGATTGTTTAACCGATAATAATAACAGAACAGTAAGCGATATTCGTGCTATTTTTACAAAACGTGGTGGAAATCTTGGTACAAATGGCTCATTAAGTTTTCTTTTCGACAGGAAAGGTGTATTTACTATTCATAGAGGCGAATTGGACCCTGAAGAATTTGAACTGGAAATAATTGATGCAGGAGTTGAAGAATTTGAAATCGAAGATGATGTTTTTATTATTACTACTGCACTTGAAGATTTCGGAAATGTTCAGAAAAAACTTGAACAAATGAATATTGTTCCGGAAAGCTCTGAATTACAACGAATTCCTAACGATACAAAATCTCTTGATATTGAATCTGCTAAAAAAGTGCTGACTATGATAGAAGATTTTGAAGAAAGTGATGATGTTCAAAATGTATATCATAATCTTGAAATGACCGATGAATTAGCCGAAGCACTGGCTTAA